From a single Cyclobacterium marinum DSM 745 genomic region:
- the ilvD gene encoding dihydroxy-acid dehydratase, whose protein sequence is MSNSKKNSWEVSDNQENPASMAMLYATGLTDEQMKQPFVGVASCGYESNPCNMHLNDFARAIKASTRKSKLTGLVFNTIGISDGISMGTSGMRYSLPSREIIADSVESFILGHSFDGIITVAGCDKNMPGAVMGMLRVNRPSIMVYGGTIRSGKYKGEKLNIVSAFEAYGKKIKNEISDEDYTGVIKNACPGAGACGGMYTANTMSSAIEAMGLSLPYSASNPANSQEKAAECEAAGEFIANLLAMDLKPKDIVTKKSLENAVRVVVALAGSTNAVLHLLAIARTAEIDFGLEDFKKINATTPVLGDFKPSGKYMMEDLHDQGGLPAFMRYLLDNGLLHGDCMTVTGKTIAENLANVAPIKVAKGSVINPIDSPVKETGHLCILTGNLAPEGSVAKISGKEGVSFTGPAKVYNSEQEANDAMKNMEVQKGDVVVIRFVGPKGGPGMPEMLKPTSIIIGAGLGADVALITDGRFSGGTHGFVVGHVTPEAYTGGPIGLLQNGDMVTINGETLEISCDVSEETFAERKKTWVNKDLSHLNGTLKKYSQLVSTASEGCVTDKD, encoded by the coding sequence ATGAGCAATTCAAAAAAGAATAGTTGGGAGGTAAGCGATAATCAAGAGAATCCGGCGTCAATGGCCATGTTGTATGCAACAGGGCTGACGGATGAGCAGATGAAGCAACCTTTTGTGGGGGTAGCTAGTTGCGGGTATGAAAGTAATCCTTGTAACATGCACCTTAATGACTTTGCAAGAGCCATAAAGGCATCTACTAGAAAGTCAAAACTGACTGGATTGGTCTTCAATACAATAGGTATTAGTGATGGGATTTCAATGGGGACTTCAGGAATGCGATATAGTCTTCCTTCCCGAGAGATCATCGCTGATTCCGTAGAGTCATTTATTCTAGGTCATTCGTTTGACGGGATAATTACCGTAGCTGGTTGTGATAAAAACATGCCGGGTGCAGTCATGGGTATGCTAAGGGTCAATAGGCCTTCCATCATGGTGTATGGAGGCACCATTAGGTCTGGTAAATATAAAGGAGAAAAGCTGAATATTGTTTCGGCTTTTGAAGCCTATGGAAAGAAAATCAAAAATGAAATTTCTGATGAGGATTACACGGGCGTAATCAAAAATGCATGTCCCGGAGCAGGTGCTTGTGGTGGGATGTATACCGCCAATACCATGTCTTCTGCCATAGAAGCTATGGGGCTTTCACTTCCCTACAGTGCATCCAACCCTGCCAATTCTCAGGAAAAAGCAGCTGAATGTGAGGCCGCTGGGGAGTTTATAGCCAACTTATTGGCAATGGATTTGAAGCCGAAAGATATTGTCACCAAGAAAAGTTTAGAGAATGCTGTAAGGGTGGTTGTGGCACTTGCAGGAAGTACCAATGCGGTATTGCACTTGTTGGCCATTGCCCGAACTGCTGAAATTGACTTTGGTTTGGAAGATTTCAAGAAGATTAATGCCACCACTCCTGTATTAGGTGATTTCAAACCTAGTGGTAAATACATGATGGAAGACTTGCATGATCAAGGAGGATTGCCGGCATTTATGCGGTACCTTCTAGACAATGGACTCCTACATGGTGATTGCATGACGGTTACCGGCAAAACTATTGCTGAAAATTTGGCTAACGTTGCGCCAATTAAAGTTGCTAAAGGAAGTGTAATCAACCCTATTGATTCTCCTGTAAAAGAAACAGGACACCTTTGTATATTGACAGGAAACTTAGCACCTGAAGGTTCAGTGGCCAAGATATCAGGAAAAGAAGGTGTCTCTTTTACCGGACCTGCAAAGGTGTATAACTCAGAACAAGAGGCCAATGATGCCATGAAAAACATGGAAGTTCAAAAAGGTGATGTGGTCGTCATCAGGTTTGTAGGTCCAAAGGGTGGACCCGGAATGCCTGAGATGCTTAAACCTACCTCAATAATTATTGGAGCAGGATTGGGAGCTGATGTAGCGCTCATTACAGACGGAAGATTTTCAGGAGGCACCCATGGCTTTGTCGTAGGTCATGTTACGCCGGAAGCATATACAGGTGGTCCAATAGGACTTTTACAAAATGGCGATATGGTTACCATCAATGGAGAAACACTTGAAATCTCTTGTGATGTATCTGAAGAAACTTTTGCAGAGCGAAAGAAAACTTGGGTAAATAAAGACTTGAGCCATTTAAATGGAACGTTAAAAAAATATTCTCAGTTAGTTTCTACGGCATCTGAAGGATGCGTTACGGATAAAGATTAA
- the ilvB gene encoding biosynthetic-type acetolactate synthase large subunit, protein MNDSQIRGAEIVIKSLVAENAKFIFGYPGGAIMPVYDALYDYMDQIQHILTRHEQGAIHAAQGYARVSGKVGVCMATSGPGATNLITGMADALIDSTPLVCITGQVLSPLLGTDAFQETDVVGISMPATKWNIQVRRVEDIAPAIAKGFHIARSGRPGPVLIDITKDAQVALGDYNYVPCLNIRSYRPYPKVEDSVIDAAAKLINNAKRPYLLYGQGVILGKAESQLKAFLDKTGIPAACTLLGTGALSEEHPNYVGKLGMHGNYAPNMLTNKCDVLISVGMRFDDRVTGDVKRYAKQAKVIHLELDPAEINKIVKAEVPILGDCKVSLEKLVEKVDKKEHPEWFKQFRELEAEEKRVVVGNDLSPTKNGLTMGEVIRHINEFKADDAILVTDVGQHQMVAWRYFEYKNSRTQVTSGGLGTMGFSLPAALGAQLHDYSKEVICVVGDGGIQMTIQELGAIMQTKAPVKVVLLNNNFLGMVRQWQQLFFDKRYSFTELDNPDFIKIAEAYNFKVQKVDERAELRQAVAEMFVHDGPYFLEVKVEKEDNVFPMIATGSSVEEVRLK, encoded by the coding sequence ATGAATGATTCACAGATAAGAGGGGCAGAAATTGTAATCAAATCCCTGGTAGCAGAAAATGCCAAATTTATTTTTGGCTACCCGGGAGGGGCTATCATGCCGGTGTATGATGCACTCTATGATTATATGGATCAAATCCAGCATATCCTCACCCGACACGAACAAGGGGCAATTCATGCTGCCCAAGGATATGCCAGAGTTTCCGGAAAAGTAGGGGTTTGTATGGCCACCTCCGGCCCGGGAGCAACCAATTTAATAACAGGCATGGCTGATGCCTTAATTGACAGTACACCTCTGGTCTGTATTACAGGACAGGTATTGTCACCGCTTCTGGGAACAGATGCTTTTCAAGAGACCGATGTGGTAGGGATTTCTATGCCTGCCACTAAATGGAATATTCAAGTAAGAAGGGTGGAGGATATCGCACCAGCTATTGCTAAAGGTTTTCATATTGCCAGATCCGGAAGACCTGGGCCTGTATTGATAGACATTACAAAGGATGCTCAGGTAGCGCTAGGGGACTATAACTATGTGCCTTGTCTAAATATTCGCTCTTACCGACCTTATCCAAAGGTGGAAGACAGTGTGATTGATGCGGCAGCTAAGCTAATCAATAATGCAAAAAGGCCTTATCTTTTATATGGACAGGGTGTAATATTGGGTAAAGCTGAAAGTCAGTTAAAGGCATTTTTAGATAAGACAGGAATTCCTGCAGCTTGTACCTTATTGGGAACAGGTGCCTTGTCAGAGGAACATCCAAATTATGTAGGGAAGTTGGGTATGCATGGCAATTATGCGCCGAATATGCTTACCAACAAGTGCGATGTTTTGATCAGTGTGGGGATGCGGTTTGATGACCGAGTAACGGGAGATGTAAAGCGTTATGCCAAACAGGCCAAGGTGATTCATCTTGAATTGGATCCTGCGGAAATTAACAAGATTGTAAAAGCCGAAGTACCTATTTTAGGTGATTGTAAGGTCAGTTTGGAAAAGCTTGTTGAGAAAGTAGACAAGAAAGAACATCCGGAATGGTTCAAGCAATTCAGAGAGCTTGAAGCAGAGGAAAAAAGAGTGGTTGTGGGCAATGATTTGTCACCGACCAAGAATGGCCTGACCATGGGTGAAGTGATTCGACATATCAATGAGTTTAAAGCAGACGATGCGATTCTGGTTACTGACGTAGGTCAGCATCAAATGGTCGCTTGGAGGTATTTTGAATACAAAAACTCCAGAACACAGGTTACCTCCGGGGGCTTGGGTACCATGGGCTTTTCTCTTCCTGCCGCCTTAGGAGCTCAGCTCCATGATTACAGCAAAGAAGTAATCTGTGTAGTAGGAGATGGCGGAATTCAGATGACCATTCAAGAGCTAGGGGCCATTATGCAAACCAAGGCTCCAGTGAAAGTTGTTTTGCTAAACAATAATTTCTTGGGCATGGTAAGACAGTGGCAGCAGTTGTTCTTTGACAAGCGCTACTCTTTTACGGAACTTGATAACCCTGACTTTATAAAAATTGCAGAGGCTTATAATTTTAAGGTTCAAAAAGTAGATGAAAGAGCTGAATTACGTCAGGCTGTAGCTGAGATGTTTGTACATGATGGACCTTATTTCCTTGAGGTGAAAGTAGAAAAAGAGGACAATGTTTTTCCAATGATTGCCACCGGCAGTTCTGTAGAAGAAGTTAGACTTAAATAA
- the ilvN gene encoding acetolactate synthase small subunit, with translation MKRRYTISVFTENFIGILSRITLIFTRRGINIDGFTASESREEGIYRITIEVNTTEEQVIQLSRQIEKIIDVIKAFYYLDDEMVFQEIALYKIPIDSIDPGLEKVIRQYNAKIISAEKDFVVVEMTGHKEDTQDLLEVLKEFNVLEFVRSGRVAVAKPMVSIDKYL, from the coding sequence ATGAAAAGAAGATACACAATTTCTGTATTTACAGAAAATTTCATAGGAATACTCAGTAGAATTACCCTAATATTTACCCGAAGGGGAATCAATATTGATGGTTTTACTGCCTCAGAAAGTAGAGAAGAGGGGATTTACAGGATCACCATTGAGGTGAATACAACTGAAGAGCAAGTGATTCAGTTGTCAAGGCAAATCGAAAAAATCATTGACGTAATCAAAGCTTTTTATTACTTGGATGATGAAATGGTTTTTCAAGAAATTGCTTTGTACAAAATTCCAATTGACAGTATAGATCCAGGTTTGGAGAAAGTAATTCGCCAGTACAACGCGAAGATTATTTCAGCCGAGAAGGATTTTGTGGTCGTAGAGATGACAGGCCATAAAGAAGACACCCAGGATTTGCTGGAAGTTTTAAAAGAATTCAATGTTCTGGAATTTGTTAGGTCCGGCAGGGTAGCTGTGGCCAAGCCAATGGTGAGTATTGATAAATATTTATAA
- the ilvC gene encoding ketol-acid reductoisomerase → MKLKFGTVEENVVTREEFPLEKAKEVLKDEVIAVLGYGVQGPGQALNLKDNGFNVIVGQRKDSKTWDKAVADGWVPGETLFELEEACEKGTILQFLLSDAGQIALWPTVKKHLTPGKALYFSHGFGVTYKEQTGIVPPADVDVILVAPKGSGTSLRRMFVEGRGLNSSFAIFQDATGRAKERVVALGIGVGSGYLFETDFYKEVTSDLTGERGSLMGAIQGIFAAQYEVLRANGHTPSEAFNETVEELTQSLMPLVAENGMDWMYANCSTTAQRGALDWWKPFRDATKPVFEDLYNSVKTGKEAAKSIEANSKPDYRVKLEEELKELRDSEMWQAGATVRKLRPENN, encoded by the coding sequence ATGAAACTGAAGTTCGGTACAGTTGAAGAAAACGTAGTGACAAGAGAAGAATTTCCTCTTGAAAAAGCCAAGGAAGTCCTAAAAGACGAAGTTATCGCCGTATTAGGATATGGGGTTCAAGGCCCAGGACAGGCGCTAAACCTTAAAGACAATGGTTTCAATGTCATTGTTGGACAACGAAAAGATTCCAAAACTTGGGACAAAGCTGTCGCTGACGGATGGGTTCCCGGTGAAACACTTTTTGAGTTGGAAGAAGCCTGTGAAAAAGGAACAATTCTTCAGTTCTTGTTGTCTGATGCCGGACAAATTGCCTTATGGCCAACAGTTAAGAAACATTTGACTCCAGGAAAAGCACTTTACTTTTCTCATGGCTTTGGTGTTACTTACAAAGAGCAAACAGGTATCGTTCCACCAGCGGATGTGGACGTGATTTTGGTTGCCCCTAAAGGTTCAGGAACTTCATTGAGGAGAATGTTTGTTGAAGGTAGAGGATTGAACTCATCTTTCGCTATTTTCCAAGATGCGACAGGAAGAGCAAAAGAGAGAGTAGTTGCTTTAGGTATTGGTGTAGGTTCAGGATATTTATTCGAAACTGATTTTTACAAAGAAGTAACGTCTGACCTTACAGGAGAAAGAGGTTCTTTGATGGGTGCTATTCAGGGTATTTTCGCAGCTCAGTACGAAGTATTAAGAGCCAATGGTCATACTCCTTCAGAAGCATTCAACGAAACTGTTGAAGAATTGACACAAAGTTTGATGCCTTTAGTAGCTGAAAACGGAATGGATTGGATGTATGCCAACTGTTCAACTACAGCTCAAAGAGGTGCATTGGATTGGTGGAAACCTTTCAGAGATGCAACCAAACCTGTATTCGAAGACTTATACAATAGTGTAAAGACAGGAAAAGAAGCAGCCAAGTCTATTGAAGCCAATAGTAAGCCTGACTATAGGGTGAAATTGGAAGAAGAATTGAAAGAATTGAGAGATTCTGAAATGTGGCAAGCGGGAGCAACTGTCCGTAAATTAAGACCAGAAAACAATTAA
- a CDS encoding 2-isopropylmalate synthase: MSEKLWIFDTTLRDGEQVPGCQLDTREKIVVAKALEALGVDILEAGFPVSSPGDFNSVVEISKAVEDPIICALSRAVEKDIEVAAEALKYAKKSRIHTGIGVSGYHIEHKFRSTPDAVLEKAVKAVKFARNLVGEVEFYAEDAGRADPEFLAKIVEAVIKAGATVINIPDTTGYCLPEQYGNIIRFLKENVSNIDKAILSTHCHNDLGLATANSLSGVLNGARQVEVTMNGIGERAGNTSLEEVVMAIKSHKEVPVYTGINTKKIYETSRIISKLMNMPIQPNKAIVGRNAFAHSSGIHQDGVLKNRENYEIIDPKDVGVEESSIVLTARSGRAALKHHLKLLGFEFDKEKLDEIYADFLTLADSKRDIGRKDLLSLLGEHLENAPFIEMKEVFYEGSEGAGGHAKVVLAIGEEEKRSESDGNGPVDAVIKSIKKLIPQQVILDEFLIQAITKGSDDVCKVHMRLMHNERPYHGFGSETDIVLASAKAFIDALNKLPVK; the protein is encoded by the coding sequence ATGTCAGAAAAGCTTTGGATATTTGATACCACCCTTAGGGATGGAGAACAGGTACCGGGTTGCCAACTCGATACCAGGGAAAAAATTGTAGTAGCCAAGGCTTTGGAAGCATTGGGAGTTGATATCCTTGAGGCTGGATTTCCTGTATCCAGCCCCGGGGATTTCAATTCTGTTGTGGAAATATCAAAGGCAGTAGAAGACCCTATCATCTGTGCCCTCTCCAGAGCGGTGGAGAAAGACATAGAAGTGGCAGCTGAGGCATTAAAGTATGCCAAAAAAAGCAGGATCCACACCGGTATAGGTGTCTCCGGTTACCACATTGAGCATAAGTTTAGAAGTACTCCTGATGCCGTGCTTGAAAAAGCTGTCAAGGCAGTGAAGTTTGCAAGGAACCTTGTAGGAGAAGTGGAGTTTTATGCTGAGGATGCCGGAAGGGCAGATCCTGAATTCCTTGCGAAAATTGTTGAAGCAGTGATCAAAGCAGGAGCTACAGTCATCAATATTCCGGACACTACAGGCTATTGTCTTCCAGAGCAGTACGGAAATATCATTCGTTTTCTCAAAGAAAATGTCTCAAATATAGACAAGGCCATTTTGTCTACCCACTGTCACAATGACCTTGGTTTGGCCACAGCCAATAGCCTTTCGGGCGTACTAAATGGGGCCAGACAAGTAGAAGTGACCATGAATGGCATAGGTGAACGTGCCGGCAACACCTCATTGGAAGAAGTGGTGATGGCCATAAAAAGTCACAAAGAGGTACCGGTATATACCGGAATCAATACCAAGAAAATTTACGAAACGAGTAGGATTATTTCCAAACTCATGAACATGCCTATACAACCAAATAAGGCTATTGTAGGTAGAAATGCATTTGCACACTCATCCGGAATACACCAAGACGGTGTCTTAAAAAACAGGGAGAATTATGAAATTATAGATCCCAAAGATGTAGGTGTAGAAGAATCATCCATTGTCCTTACAGCAAGAAGCGGAAGGGCAGCGTTAAAGCATCACCTGAAATTATTGGGGTTTGAATTTGACAAAGAAAAATTGGATGAAATTTACGCTGATTTCTTGACCCTTGCAGACTCAAAAAGAGATATAGGAAGAAAAGACCTATTGTCTTTATTAGGTGAACATTTGGAAAACGCTCCCTTCATTGAAATGAAAGAGGTTTTCTACGAAGGCAGTGAAGGAGCAGGAGGTCATGCAAAAGTTGTTCTTGCCATTGGTGAAGAAGAAAAGAGAAGTGAATCCGACGGAAATGGCCCTGTAGATGCAGTCATTAAATCCATCAAGAAATTAATTCCTCAGCAGGTTATATTGGATGAGTTCTTGATCCAAGCAATCACAAAGGGGAGTGACGATGTATGTAAAGTACATATGAGATTGATGCATAATGAACGTCCCTATCATGGGTTCGGATCCGAAACAGACATAGTATTGGCCTCGGCCAAGGCATTTATTGATGCTTTAAATAAATTACCTGTCAAATAA
- the leuC gene encoding 3-isopropylmalate dehydratase large subunit — translation MEKKSLFDKIWDAHVIQSIPSGPDVFFIDKHFIHEVTSPVAFLNLEKRGNKVMFPERTIATPDHNVPTVDQDKTIKDQLSRMQVEKLRENCKKHGIDLHDLGTDHHGIVHVIGPELGITQPGMTIVCGDSHTSTHGAFGTIAFGIGTSEVEMVFATQCIMQAKPKKMRITIDGELGKGVTSKDIILYIIAQISASGGTGYFIEYAGSAIRSLSMEARMTICNMSIEMGARGGLIAPDETTFEYLKGKQYSPKGEEWDKAVAHWKTLQTDEGATFDVEYQYDAADIEPMITYGTNPGMGVKVRGNIPTTDGMNESENKSYIKSLDYMGFQPGEAMEGKKIDYVFVGSCTNGRIEDLRSVAQFVKGKKKADNITAWIVPGSREVEKKAIEEGIVQTLEEAGFKLRQPGCSACLAMNDDKIPSGKYAVSTSNRNFEGRQGPGSRTLLASPLTVAAVAITGVITDPRDIIEELVQEK, via the coding sequence ATGGAGAAGAAATCATTATTTGATAAGATTTGGGATGCGCATGTGATCCAGTCTATCCCAAGTGGTCCGGATGTGTTTTTCATAGATAAGCATTTTATCCACGAAGTAACCAGCCCGGTTGCATTCCTTAATCTTGAAAAAAGAGGAAACAAGGTTATGTTTCCTGAAAGGACCATTGCTACTCCCGATCATAATGTACCCACTGTTGATCAGGACAAAACGATCAAGGATCAACTTTCCCGTATGCAAGTTGAAAAATTAAGGGAAAATTGTAAGAAGCACGGAATAGATCTTCACGATCTAGGTACGGACCATCATGGTATAGTCCATGTAATTGGCCCCGAGCTTGGCATTACCCAGCCGGGAATGACCATAGTTTGTGGAGATAGTCATACTTCTACACATGGAGCTTTTGGTACCATTGCTTTTGGTATAGGTACTTCAGAAGTTGAAATGGTTTTTGCTACTCAATGCATCATGCAAGCAAAACCTAAAAAAATGCGTATAACCATTGATGGTGAATTAGGCAAAGGGGTTACCTCTAAGGATATTATATTGTACATCATTGCTCAGATTTCCGCCAGTGGTGGTACGGGGTATTTCATTGAATATGCAGGAAGTGCCATCAGGTCTTTGAGCATGGAAGCAAGAATGACCATCTGTAATATGAGCATAGAGATGGGGGCAAGAGGTGGCTTGATAGCTCCTGACGAAACTACTTTTGAGTACCTCAAAGGGAAACAATATTCCCCTAAAGGAGAAGAATGGGACAAGGCTGTTGCACATTGGAAAACACTTCAAACTGATGAGGGTGCTACATTTGATGTAGAATACCAATATGATGCTGCAGACATTGAGCCGATGATTACCTATGGTACCAATCCGGGTATGGGAGTGAAGGTGAGAGGAAATATCCCAACAACAGACGGGATGAATGAGAGTGAAAATAAATCTTATATCAAATCCTTGGATTATATGGGCTTCCAGCCTGGAGAGGCTATGGAAGGCAAAAAAATTGACTATGTATTCGTGGGTAGTTGTACCAATGGACGTATAGAAGATTTGAGGTCTGTCGCTCAATTTGTAAAAGGCAAAAAGAAAGCAGACAATATCACTGCTTGGATTGTTCCAGGTTCTAGAGAAGTAGAGAAAAAAGCAATCGAAGAAGGAATTGTTCAGACCCTTGAAGAGGCCGGTTTTAAATTAAGACAACCGGGTTGTTCTGCTTGTTTGGCAATGAATGATGATAAAATCCCTTCCGGAAAATATGCTGTTTCAACTTCAAACAGAAACTTTGAAGGACGTCAAGGACCAGGAAGCCGAACGCTACTTGCTTCTCCACTTACTGTAGCGGCTGTAGCCATTACAGGCGTGATTACAGACCCAAGGGATATAATAGAAGAATTAGTACAAGAAAAATAA
- the leuD gene encoding 3-isopropylmalate dehydratase small subunit, with protein sequence MAYDKFDVLTSRVVPLSSENVDTDQIIPARFLKATERKGFGDNLFRDWRYDKEGNPKPDFVLNDPTYSGKILLAGKNFGSGSSREHAVWAIYDYGFRCVVSSFFADIFKNNCLNIGVLPVTVSPKFAEELFAAVEANPEAEVEVDINKQTITLLSTGNSESFDINSYKKQNMKNGFDDIDYLLNLKEEIVAFEAKR encoded by the coding sequence ATGGCATACGATAAATTTGATGTTTTGACCAGTAGGGTGGTTCCGCTTTCCTCAGAAAATGTAGATACTGACCAAATTATTCCGGCTAGGTTTTTAAAAGCTACAGAACGAAAGGGATTTGGAGACAATCTCTTTAGAGACTGGCGATATGATAAAGAAGGAAATCCTAAACCGGATTTCGTTTTAAATGACCCGACATATAGTGGTAAAATACTTTTAGCAGGTAAAAATTTCGGATCAGGTTCAAGTCGTGAGCATGCGGTATGGGCCATTTATGATTATGGATTTAGATGTGTGGTTTCAAGTTTCTTTGCTGATATTTTCAAGAATAATTGCTTGAATATTGGCGTGCTTCCAGTTACCGTTTCTCCGAAATTTGCAGAAGAATTATTTGCAGCTGTGGAAGCGAATCCTGAAGCAGAAGTAGAGGTAGATATCAATAAACAAACCATTACTTTACTTTCTACCGGAAATTCAGAATCTTTTGATATCAATTCTTACAAAAAGCAAAACATGAAAAATGGGTTTGATGATATCGATTATTTGCTGAACCTTAAAGAAGAAATAGTGGCATTCGAAGCCAAAAGGTAA
- a CDS encoding alpha-isopropylmalate synthase regulatory domain-containing protein encodes MRREKNIEIMDTTLRDGEQTSGVSFLPSEKLQIAKLLLEELRVDRIEVASARVSEGEMEGVKRITNWAEERGFLGSIEVLGFVDTPKSVDWMVEAGAKVMNLLTKGSLNHLTHQLKKTPEVHFAEIEKCISYARTHGIEVNVYLEDWSNGMRNSRDYALSMIEFLSQQPVKRIMLPDTLGLLCPDEVKEFLELICDKFPEVHFDFHAHNDYDLSVANVLHAVNTGAKGIHTTVNGLGERAGNAPLESIVAVIKDFTPCHLNVNESKIYRISKLVEQFSGLRIPANKPVVGENVFTQTAGVHADGDNKKNLYFSDLLPERFGRTRKYALGKTSGKANISKNLEELGISLEPEELTRVTQKIIELGDKKERVTTEDLPYIISDVLQNNSINKDIVIDGYHMVHSKGLKPSVQLRVKIFDNYYEQNASGDGQYDSFMKALKKIYKGLDMQLPKLTDFHISIPPGGKTDAFVECVITWDLNGRIFKTKGLDSDQTIAAMMATEKMLNIIEQIKNSNKTEKKNPYGNEYSPITW; translated from the coding sequence ATGCGTAGAGAAAAGAATATAGAAATCATGGACACCACCCTGAGGGATGGAGAGCAAACCTCTGGGGTGTCATTTCTTCCTTCAGAAAAACTCCAGATTGCGAAGCTTTTACTGGAAGAGCTTAGAGTGGACCGAATTGAGGTTGCTTCTGCCAGGGTTTCAGAAGGAGAGATGGAAGGAGTCAAAAGGATTACAAATTGGGCAGAGGAGAGAGGCTTTTTAGGGAGCATTGAGGTTTTAGGGTTTGTAGATACTCCAAAATCTGTAGATTGGATGGTAGAAGCCGGTGCCAAAGTAATGAATTTGCTTACAAAAGGCTCCCTAAATCATCTAACCCATCAACTTAAAAAAACACCTGAAGTTCATTTTGCAGAGATAGAAAAGTGCATTTCCTATGCAAGAACTCATGGCATTGAAGTGAATGTTTATCTTGAGGATTGGAGCAATGGTATGCGAAATTCTAGGGATTACGCCCTCTCAATGATCGAATTTCTCTCCCAGCAGCCGGTCAAAAGAATTATGCTTCCGGATACCTTGGGGCTGCTCTGTCCTGATGAAGTAAAGGAGTTTCTGGAACTTATTTGTGATAAGTTTCCGGAAGTGCATTTTGATTTCCATGCGCACAATGATTATGACCTGTCTGTTGCCAATGTCCTTCATGCGGTAAATACCGGCGCCAAAGGCATACATACCACAGTAAATGGTTTGGGTGAGAGGGCCGGTAATGCTCCTCTTGAGTCCATCGTAGCAGTAATAAAGGATTTTACACCTTGTCATCTCAATGTAAACGAGAGTAAAATCTACAGAATAAGTAAGCTGGTAGAGCAATTTTCAGGCTTGAGAATTCCTGCGAATAAACCGGTGGTTGGGGAAAATGTATTTACCCAAACAGCTGGTGTTCATGCTGATGGGGACAATAAAAAGAACCTGTATTTTAGCGATTTGCTTCCTGAGCGATTTGGGAGAACGCGAAAATATGCCTTGGGAAAAACCTCAGGCAAAGCCAATATTTCCAAAAATCTGGAAGAGCTGGGTATTTCCCTTGAGCCCGAAGAATTGACAAGGGTGACACAAAAAATCATTGAGCTAGGAGACAAAAAGGAGCGGGTTACAACTGAAGATCTTCCCTATATAATCTCAGATGTGCTTCAAAATAATTCCATTAATAAAGACATTGTTATTGATGGATACCATATGGTGCATTCCAAAGGCCTAAAGCCTTCTGTTCAGTTGCGAGTCAAAATATTCGACAACTATTATGAACAGAATGCCTCCGGTGATGGGCAGTATGATTCATTTATGAAAGCCCTAAAGAAAATCTACAAGGGTCTGGACATGCAGCTACCAAAGCTGACGGATTTTCATATAAGTATCCCCCCGGGGGGGAAGACCGATGCTTTTGTAGAATGTGTGATTACTTGGGATTTGAATGGAAGGATCTTCAAGACCAAAGGTTTGGATAGTGACCAAACCATTGCGGCCATGATGGCCACCGAAAAAATGCTTAATATCATAGAACAAATCAAAAATAGTAACAAAACTGAAAAAAAGAATCCTTATGGAAATGAATATAGCCCTATTACCTGGTGA